A region from the Haloarcula limicola genome encodes:
- a CDS encoding threonine ammonia-lyase → MDGRYEPVESPDETTVFPYHDLTPPTTADVVRARRVVRQHLPTTPLVRCETLSAELDAEVYLKREDTLPTGAFKVRGGVNLVASLDSEFRERGLITASSGNHGQSIAWAGREFGVPVTIGVPAEANSGKVAAMERLGAEVIQHGPDYDAAREHIEELAIERGARYVHSGNEPKLLAGVGTAGLEIVDELPDVDRVFCPVGGGTSAVGYALTVGELLEADVVGVQSEAAPAMYRAWTEDTLEAHDRMETTAEGVATRVPFALTMGILRDGLADFRLVSEADIRDGVARMFCDERLLIEGACATAVAAALRAGDEIAGETVVIPVSGRNIDREKLARMLEESDYPA, encoded by the coding sequence ATGGACGGTCGCTACGAACCTGTCGAGTCCCCCGACGAGACGACCGTCTTCCCGTATCACGACCTCACGCCGCCGACGACGGCCGACGTCGTTCGCGCGCGGCGCGTCGTCCGCCAGCACCTCCCGACGACGCCGCTGGTCCGCTGCGAGACCCTCTCGGCCGAACTCGACGCCGAGGTGTACCTGAAGCGGGAAGACACTCTCCCCACGGGCGCGTTCAAAGTCCGCGGCGGGGTGAACCTCGTCGCGTCGCTGGACTCCGAGTTCCGCGAGCGCGGCCTCATCACCGCGAGTTCCGGCAACCACGGGCAGTCTATCGCGTGGGCCGGCCGGGAGTTCGGCGTCCCGGTCACCATCGGCGTGCCCGCCGAGGCCAACTCCGGGAAGGTGGCCGCGATGGAGCGACTCGGCGCGGAGGTCATCCAGCACGGTCCCGACTACGACGCCGCCCGCGAGCACATCGAGGAACTCGCGATCGAGCGGGGCGCGCGCTACGTGCACTCCGGTAACGAGCCGAAACTGCTCGCCGGCGTCGGCACCGCGGGCCTGGAGATCGTCGACGAGCTACCGGACGTGGACCGCGTGTTCTGTCCCGTCGGCGGCGGCACCTCCGCGGTCGGCTACGCGCTCACCGTCGGCGAACTGCTGGAGGCGGACGTCGTCGGCGTCCAGTCCGAGGCCGCTCCGGCGATGTACCGCGCGTGGACGGAGGACACCCTCGAAGCACACGACCGGATGGAGACGACGGCCGAGGGCGTGGCGACCCGCGTCCCGTTCGCGCTGACGATGGGCATCCTGCGGGACGGCCTCGCCGACTTCCGCCTCGTCTCGGAGGCCGACATCCGCGACGGCGTGGCTCGCATGTTCTGTGACGAGCGGCTCCTCATCGAGGGGGCCTGTGCCACCGCCGTCGCCGCCGCGCTACGGGCCGGCGACGAGATCGCCGGCGAGACCGTCGTCATCCCGGTCTCGGGGCGCAACATCGACCGCGAGAAGTTAGCGCGGATGCTCGAGGAGAGCGACTACCCCGCGTAG
- a CDS encoding carboxymuconolactone decarboxylase family protein, with the protein MATQESPTDVEQEITDTFGMVPTPLDSIPEDDMAGEWHFFRKYTVGESEIPPKYRELMGLAVAANIKCPYCIHFHRKAAAMHGATDEELEEVVSLASLTSRYSAMIHALEYDLDQFKDEVAEMAEHLEAQAADD; encoded by the coding sequence ATGGCGACCCAAGAGTCACCGACCGACGTCGAACAGGAGATAACGGATACGTTCGGGATGGTCCCGACGCCGTTGGATTCGATCCCCGAAGACGACATGGCCGGCGAGTGGCACTTCTTCCGGAAGTACACCGTCGGAGAGAGCGAGATCCCGCCGAAGTACCGGGAGCTGATGGGACTTGCCGTCGCGGCGAACATCAAGTGTCCGTACTGCATCCACTTCCACCGCAAGGCCGCGGCGATGCACGGCGCGACCGACGAGGAACTCGAAGAGGTCGTGTCGCTCGCGAGCCTCACCTCGCGGTACAGCGCGATGATCCACGCGCTGGAGTACGACCTGGACCAGTTCAAGGACGAGGTCGCGGAGATGGCCGAACACCTCGAAGCGCAGGCCGCGGACGACTGA
- the pyrI gene encoding aspartate carbamoyltransferase regulatory subunit, which translates to MSGDDDQQLRVSKIQNGTVIDHITGGQALNVLAILGIDGTSGESVSVAMNMPSDRLGKKDIVKVEGRELSQNEVDVLSLIAPAASINIVRDYDVVEKHRVERPSVVVGVLECPNHNCITTEDEPVQSRFAVVDDGVRCEYCDTIIRDELPAHILAD; encoded by the coding sequence ATGAGCGGCGACGACGACCAACAGCTCCGCGTCTCGAAGATTCAGAACGGTACCGTCATCGACCACATCACGGGCGGACAGGCCCTGAACGTCCTCGCCATCCTCGGTATCGACGGCACCAGCGGCGAGTCCGTCTCCGTGGCGATGAACATGCCGTCGGACCGCTTGGGCAAGAAAGACATCGTGAAGGTCGAGGGTCGGGAGCTCTCCCAGAACGAGGTCGACGTCCTCTCGCTCATCGCGCCAGCCGCGTCCATCAACATCGTCCGTGATTACGACGTCGTCGAGAAACACCGCGTCGAGCGCCCCTCCGTGGTCGTGGGCGTCCTCGAATGCCCGAACCACAACTGCATCACGACCGAGGACGAACCGGTTCAGTCCCGCTTCGCCGTCGTCGACGACGGCGTGCGCTGTGAGTACTGCGACACCATCATCCGCGACGAACTGCCGGCGCACATCCTCGCCGACTGA
- the pyrB gene encoding aspartate carbamoyltransferase — MRHDHIISAKQLSRADIEEVLDHAADIAEDPAAFADRHANTLLGMLFFEPSTRTKMSFMTAMKRLGGDIVDMGSVESSSVKKGESLADTVRVVEGYADALVLRHPMEGSAKMASEFVDVPLVNAGDGAGQHPTQTLLDLYTIRENAGFDDLTIGIMGDLKYGRTVHSLAHALTNVDARQHFVSPESLQLPRSVRYDLHQEGAEVREHTGLEEVLPELDVLYVTRIQRERFPDESEYREVAGQYQIDSDTLESAKDDLTVMHPLPRVDEIAHDVDATDHAKYFQQAHNGVPVRMALLDLILGGEA, encoded by the coding sequence ATGCGGCACGACCACATCATCAGCGCGAAACAGCTGTCGCGGGCCGACATCGAGGAGGTGCTCGACCACGCGGCCGACATCGCCGAGGACCCGGCGGCGTTCGCGGACCGGCACGCGAACACGCTGCTCGGGATGCTCTTCTTCGAGCCGAGCACGCGGACGAAGATGAGCTTCATGACGGCGATGAAGCGCCTCGGGGGCGACATCGTCGACATGGGCTCGGTCGAATCGTCGAGCGTCAAGAAGGGGGAGTCGCTGGCCGACACGGTCCGCGTCGTCGAGGGGTACGCCGACGCGCTCGTGCTCCGCCACCCGATGGAGGGGTCGGCGAAGATGGCCAGCGAGTTCGTCGACGTGCCGCTGGTCAACGCCGGCGACGGGGCGGGTCAGCATCCGACCCAGACCCTGCTCGACCTCTACACGATTCGGGAGAACGCGGGGTTCGACGACCTCACCATCGGCATCATGGGCGACCTGAAGTACGGTCGGACGGTCCACTCGCTGGCCCACGCCCTGACGAACGTCGACGCCCGCCAGCACTTCGTCAGCCCCGAATCGCTGCAACTGCCCCGCTCGGTTCGCTACGACCTCCACCAGGAGGGAGCCGAGGTCCGCGAACACACCGGGTTGGAGGAAGTCCTGCCCGAACTGGACGTGCTCTACGTCACCCGCATCCAGCGCGAGCGCTTCCCCGACGAGAGCGAATACCGCGAGGTCGCCGGCCAGTACCAGATCGACAGCGACACCCTGGAATCGGCGAAAGACGACTTGACGGTGATGCATCCGCTGCCGCGCGTCGACGAGATCGCACACGACGTCGACGCGACCGACCACGCGAAGTACTTCCAGCAGGCCCACAACGGCGTCCCGGTTCGAATGGCGCTTCTGGACCTGATACTCGGAGGTGAAGCATGA
- the cyaB gene encoding class IV adenylate cyclase, whose protein sequence is MYEVEVKVAADLDAVAGRLDELGAERTGDVRQVDVYYDAPHRDFAETDEALRVRRETRDGETETRITYKGPLVERESKTREEVETGVADGEKADAIFEQLGFEPAATVRKDRRFYRYDGYTVTLDAVEDVGEFVEVETETNEGGVEAAREGAFEVLRELGLDPEDQTRTSYLGLLLDDAGE, encoded by the coding sequence ATGTACGAGGTCGAAGTGAAGGTCGCCGCGGACTTAGACGCCGTCGCCGGCCGACTGGACGAACTGGGGGCCGAACGCACCGGCGACGTCCGGCAGGTCGACGTCTACTACGACGCGCCCCACCGCGACTTCGCGGAGACGGACGAGGCGCTGCGGGTCCGTCGGGAGACGCGCGACGGCGAGACGGAGACGCGCATCACGTACAAGGGGCCGCTCGTCGAGCGCGAGTCGAAGACGCGCGAGGAGGTCGAGACCGGCGTCGCCGACGGCGAGAAGGCCGATGCGATCTTCGAACAGTTGGGATTCGAGCCCGCGGCGACCGTCCGAAAGGACCGCCGGTTCTACCGCTACGACGGCTACACGGTGACGCTCGACGCCGTCGAGGACGTCGGCGAGTTCGTCGAGGTCGAGACCGAGACGAACGAGGGCGGCGTCGAGGCGGCGCGCGAGGGCGCGTTCGAGGTACTCCGCGAACTCGGCCTCGACCCCGAGGACCAGACGCGCACGTCGTATCTCGGGCTCCTGCTCGATGATGCGGGTGAGTAA
- a CDS encoding Rieske (2Fe-2S) protein: protein MDEESRIAAVSEVPEDGSLLFTVRDGFDTEEAILVRLTDGVVAFENYCPHWRDIRLDKGSGATMREDELVCEKHGATFEADSGACTFGPCEGAVLAEVEVTVEDGEVYLVDDRYEFEKRGPSGDHDLSSGGRIGFSGQ, encoded by the coding sequence ATGGACGAGGAGAGCCGAATCGCCGCGGTCAGCGAGGTGCCCGAGGACGGCAGCCTCCTCTTTACTGTCCGCGACGGGTTCGACACCGAGGAAGCCATCCTCGTGCGCCTGACCGACGGCGTCGTCGCCTTCGAGAACTACTGCCCCCACTGGCGGGACATCCGACTCGACAAGGGCAGCGGCGCGACGATGCGCGAGGACGAACTGGTCTGTGAGAAACACGGTGCGACGTTCGAAGCCGACTCGGGGGCCTGCACCTTCGGTCCCTGTGAGGGCGCGGTGCTGGCGGAAGTCGAAGTGACCGTCGAAGACGGGGAGGTCTACCTGGTCGACGACCGCTACGAGTTCGAGAAGCGGGGACCGTCGGGCGACCACGACCTCTCTTCGGGCGGGCGCATCGGCTTCTCCGGTCAGTAG
- a CDS encoding RAD55 family ATPase: MVNRLRTGIDVLDRKLDGGIPAGSIVALTAQPASQAELFLYELTATRGTLWLSLDRTAESIVASIEQTPANTGDPTVRHISGEAPLDNAGKLVSALPETSNLIVDPLDVLEAQEPPSRFRAFMNDLQNHIVNTGSLAILHCLDGRDVPPLRDTTEHFADVVFQLKTTTTGDEVENRLAVPKFRAGRAPSDVIKLDLVEEVSIDTSRDIA, encoded by the coding sequence ATGGTGAACCGGCTGCGGACGGGCATCGACGTCCTCGACAGGAAGCTCGACGGCGGGATCCCCGCCGGGAGCATCGTCGCCCTCACCGCCCAGCCGGCCAGCCAGGCGGAGCTGTTCCTCTACGAACTCACCGCCACCCGCGGCACGCTGTGGCTCTCGCTCGACCGCACCGCCGAGTCGATCGTCGCCAGCATCGAGCAGACGCCGGCCAACACCGGCGACCCGACGGTGCGACACATCTCGGGCGAGGCCCCCCTCGACAACGCCGGGAAGCTCGTCTCGGCGCTCCCCGAGACCTCGAACCTGATCGTGGACCCGCTGGACGTCCTCGAAGCGCAGGAGCCGCCCTCGCGCTTTCGCGCGTTCATGAACGACCTCCAGAACCACATCGTCAACACCGGTAGCTTGGCCATCCTCCACTGTCTGGACGGCCGGGACGTCCCGCCGCTCCGCGATACGACCGAGCACTTCGCCGACGTGGTGTTCCAGCTCAAGACCACCACCACCGGCGACGAGGTGGAGAACCGCCTCGCCGTCCCGAAGTTCCGCGCCGGTCGCGCTCCCAGCGACGTCATCAAACTCGACCTCGTCGAGGAGGTCAGCATCGACACGAGCCGGGATATCGCCTAG
- a CDS encoding MogA/MoaB family molybdenum cofactor biosynthesis protein: MSHDHDDDHHDGGHHHHDADAVAVGVLTVTSSRSLDDDPGGDAIEAALEDTGHEVLDRRLADDDAAAIADAVAAALDDGADVVVTTGGTGLTEDDVTVEAVGALFDREIPGFGELFRWLSYEEVGPMAMASRATAGVVDDRLVFCLPGSENAARLGSEELIAPAVGHLLGLVRR; encoded by the coding sequence ATGAGTCACGATCACGACGATGACCACCACGACGGCGGCCATCATCACCACGACGCGGACGCTGTAGCGGTGGGCGTCCTCACCGTCACCTCCTCGCGATCACTGGACGACGACCCCGGCGGCGACGCTATCGAAGCGGCTCTCGAAGACACCGGCCACGAGGTGCTTGACCGCCGGCTCGCCGACGACGACGCCGCCGCGATCGCGGATGCCGTCGCCGCGGCGCTTGACGACGGTGCGGACGTCGTCGTGACGACGGGCGGCACCGGCCTGACCGAGGACGACGTGACCGTCGAGGCCGTCGGCGCGCTGTTCGACCGCGAGATACCCGGCTTCGGCGAGCTGTTCCGCTGGCTCTCTTACGAGGAGGTCGGCCCGATGGCGATGGCCTCGCGGGCGACGGCGGGCGTCGTCGACGACCGGCTCGTCTTCTGTCTGCCCGGTAGCGAGAACGCCGCCCGCCTCGGGAGCGAGGAGCTGATAGCGCCCGCCGTCGGGCATCTGCTCGGGCTGGTGAGGCGATAG
- a CDS encoding saccharopine dehydrogenase family protein: MSELVIYGSYGYTGKLIVEAAVDRGFDPVLAGRNREKIDRQAAELGCEFEVVGLDEPKVLDMLLEDATAVLHCAGPFSRTWEPMVDACVRTGTHYLDITGELGVFEAIHDRDEEAEAADVMLLPGVGFDVVPTDCLAAHLAERLPDADALELAFHAEMGVSRGTAKTMVEHVDEGGAVRRNGRIERVGQAHQSRTVDFGWGHDGMHAAAIPWGDVSTAYYTTGIPNITVYMSMPERAARQQRIAGMFSPVLGLPPVKAGLKWIIEQTTDGPNAEERASERSYVWGEARTADGERVVSRLRGPHTYSLTAETALAVARRVLDGEAPTGFQTPAGAYGPDLVLEVDGVEREDVV; this comes from the coding sequence ATGAGCGAGTTGGTCATCTACGGATCCTACGGCTACACGGGGAAACTCATCGTCGAAGCCGCCGTCGACCGGGGTTTCGACCCGGTGTTGGCCGGGCGGAACCGGGAGAAGATCGATCGGCAGGCGGCCGAACTCGGCTGCGAGTTCGAGGTCGTCGGACTCGACGAACCGAAGGTGCTCGATATGTTGCTCGAGGACGCGACGGCGGTCCTCCACTGCGCCGGCCCGTTCTCGCGGACGTGGGAGCCGATGGTCGACGCCTGCGTCAGGACCGGGACGCACTACCTCGACATCACCGGCGAACTCGGCGTGTTCGAGGCCATCCACGACCGGGACGAGGAGGCCGAGGCGGCCGACGTGATGCTCTTGCCCGGCGTCGGCTTCGACGTGGTGCCGACCGATTGTCTGGCCGCCCACCTCGCCGAGCGGCTGCCCGACGCCGACGCGCTCGAACTGGCCTTCCACGCCGAGATGGGCGTCTCCCGGGGCACGGCGAAGACGATGGTCGAACACGTCGACGAGGGCGGGGCGGTCCGGCGGAACGGCCGCATCGAGCGCGTCGGACAGGCCCACCAGTCACGCACCGTCGACTTCGGCTGGGGTCACGACGGGATGCACGCCGCCGCGATCCCGTGGGGCGACGTCTCGACGGCCTACTACACGACCGGTATCCCGAACATCACCGTCTACATGTCGATGCCCGAACGCGCCGCTCGCCAGCAGCGCATCGCCGGGATGTTCTCGCCAGTCCTCGGCCTTCCGCCGGTGAAAGCCGGGTTGAAGTGGATCATCGAGCAGACGACCGACGGTCCGAACGCCGAGGAGCGCGCGTCCGAGCGGAGCTACGTCTGGGGGGAGGCCCGAACTGCCGACGGCGAGCGCGTCGTCAGCCGACTGCGCGGCCCGCACACCTACTCGCTGACCGCTGAGACGGCGCTCGCCGTCGCCCGTCGCGTCCTCGACGGTGAGGCACCGACCGGCTTTCAGACGCCCGCGGGCGCGTACGGGCCGGACCTCGTGCTGGAGGTCGACGGCGTCGAACGCGAGGACGTCGTCTGA
- a CDS encoding MinD/ParA family ATP-binding protein produces the protein MFAIAGGKGGCGKTTTALGLARGLATLGDRPLVADADLDMPDLHHRAGVDHAAGVAAVAGGERPTAVAASSPRFPDIDILPCRESDTATAASAFERLHRCNRPVLLDCPAGASPAAAAPLRAADRTVLVSTPDEQSLQDTAKTAAMARQLDAPPALLVLVRSAGRVDPSPLFDCRRVVHVPRLPSPPLRTDESAARYLNGAKILSKRNT, from the coding sequence ATGTTCGCAATCGCTGGCGGCAAAGGGGGCTGCGGGAAGACGACGACGGCGCTGGGTCTGGCTCGCGGACTCGCGACGCTCGGTGATCGCCCGCTCGTGGCCGACGCCGACCTCGACATGCCCGACCTCCATCACCGAGCGGGAGTCGACCACGCTGCCGGCGTCGCCGCCGTCGCCGGCGGTGAACGGCCGACCGCCGTCGCCGCGTCGTCGCCGCGGTTTCCGGATATCGATATCCTGCCGTGTCGAGAGAGCGACACCGCGACGGCCGCGTCGGCGTTCGAGCGACTCCACCGCTGTAACCGACCCGTCCTCCTCGACTGCCCGGCGGGGGCCAGCCCGGCCGCGGCAGCGCCGCTTCGAGCCGCCGACCGAACCGTCCTCGTCTCGACGCCGGACGAGCAGAGCCTGCAGGACACCGCCAAGACGGCGGCGATGGCGCGCCAACTCGACGCGCCGCCCGCACTCCTCGTTCTCGTCCGCAGCGCCGGCCGCGTCGATCCCTCGCCGCTGTTCGACTGCCGGCGAGTCGTCCACGTGCCGAGACTACCATCACCGCCGCTCCGAACCGACGAATCGGCCGCTCGATACCTGAACGGGGCGAAAATATTGTCCAAGCGGAATACTTAA
- a CDS encoding AbrB/MazE/SpoVT family DNA-binding domain-containing protein → MTKVDSKGRIVLPQEVRKRLGISPGSEVEVREEDGKAVVEPEDDPEEIIDRMEKLVGETSVERGETTPFDGGARPTAQKHRDAIRRGAERNGDE, encoded by the coding sequence ATGACCAAGGTAGATTCGAAGGGGCGGATCGTCCTCCCGCAGGAGGTGCGAAAGCGTCTCGGCATCTCTCCGGGCTCAGAAGTCGAAGTCCGCGAAGAAGACGGGAAAGCGGTCGTCGAACCCGAAGACGACCCCGAGGAGATTATTGACCGAATGGAGAAACTCGTCGGAGAAACGTCGGTAGAACGCGGGGAGACGACGCCGTTCGACGGCGGCGCTCGCCCGACGGCACAGAAGCACAGAGACGCGATTCGACGCGGAGCCGAGAGAAACGGCGATGAGTGA
- a CDS encoding FKBP-type peptidyl-prolyl cis-trans isomerase produces the protein MSNDSEADTEDVEAEAEEATADEETESGLQEGDVVKLAYTARTVEDGQLVDTTDEEVAADDGIDTEEQEFGPRTIVLGENHIFPDVEEDIYGKEVGDEGSVTIAAADAFGEYDEEEVRTISKDKIPEDDRYPGAHVDVDGQHGHVETIIGGRARVDFNHPLAGKDVEYDYEIVEEVTDREEKAQGIIQMMLDMELDLWFETDTVEEEQPVESDEDDEGEPEFETVEVEKDTLYIEATPQLTMNQQWMMGKQQIAQQLTQLLDVDRIIVQEELGGGMGMGMGGMMGGMGGAGGADIEEALEDADVDADEIVDEIEGAEE, from the coding sequence ATGAGCAACGACTCCGAGGCCGACACAGAAGACGTAGAAGCGGAAGCCGAAGAAGCGACGGCCGACGAAGAGACCGAGAGCGGCCTGCAGGAGGGCGACGTCGTCAAACTCGCCTACACCGCCCGCACCGTCGAGGACGGGCAACTCGTGGACACGACGGACGAGGAGGTCGCCGCCGACGACGGCATCGACACCGAAGAGCAGGAGTTCGGTCCCCGAACTATCGTCCTCGGCGAGAACCACATCTTCCCGGACGTCGAGGAAGACATCTACGGCAAGGAGGTCGGCGACGAGGGCAGCGTCACCATCGCCGCCGCCGACGCCTTCGGCGAGTACGACGAGGAAGAGGTCCGCACCATTTCGAAGGACAAGATCCCGGAGGACGACCGCTACCCCGGCGCGCACGTCGACGTCGACGGCCAGCACGGCCACGTCGAGACGATCATCGGCGGCCGCGCCCGCGTGGACTTCAACCACCCGCTGGCCGGTAAGGACGTCGAGTACGACTACGAGATCGTCGAAGAAGTCACGGACCGCGAGGAGAAGGCACAGGGCATCATCCAGATGATGCTCGACATGGAGCTGGACCTCTGGTTCGAGACGGACACCGTCGAGGAGGAGCAGCCCGTCGAGTCCGACGAGGACGACGAGGGCGAGCCCGAGTTCGAGACCGTCGAGGTCGAGAAGGACACGCTCTACATCGAGGCCACGCCGCAGCTGACGATGAACCAGCAGTGGATGATGGGCAAGCAGCAGATCGCCCAGCAGCTCACCCAGCTGCTCGACGTCGACCGGATCATCGTCCAGGAGGAGCTCGGCGGCGGCATGGGCATGGGAATGGGCGGCATGATGGGCGGCATGGGCGGTGCCGGCGGCGCTGACATCGAGGAAGCGCTGGAAGACGCCGACGTCGACGCCGACGAGATCGTCGACGAGATCGAAGGCGCCGAAGAATAG
- a CDS encoding methionine adenosyltransferase: MTDRNIHVQPESGLAVEDQNVEIVERKGIGHPDSICDGVAESVSRALAQTYLDRVGKVLHYNTDETQLVAGTAAPAYDGGEVLEPIYLLIVGRATKEYEGQRIPAESIALKAAREYLDERFPFLDVGGDIIVDVELGEGSGDLQSVFGEEGTVPMANDTSYGVGHAPLSETEQIVYNTEHGLTGEYAEENPVVGQDVKVMGKREGDHIDVTVAVAMVDEHVSDLYEYKDAVEGVREYVSDLATEYTDRDVTVHVNTADDYDEESIYLTTTGTSAEQGDDGSVGRGNRANGLITPNRPMSMEATSGKNPVNHIGKIYNILSTEIAQSVADEVDGIRQLQLRLLSQIGSPIDEPHVADAMLVTEDGVAVGDIEDEVREAVDAELADVTGVTRKVIEGDVSTF; this comes from the coding sequence ATGACTGACCGAAATATCCACGTCCAGCCCGAGAGCGGGTTGGCCGTCGAGGACCAGAACGTCGAAATCGTCGAGCGCAAGGGGATCGGCCACCCCGACTCCATCTGTGACGGCGTCGCCGAGAGCGTCTCACGCGCGCTCGCCCAGACGTACCTCGACCGCGTGGGCAAAGTCCTCCACTACAACACGGACGAGACGCAACTGGTCGCCGGCACCGCGGCCCCGGCCTACGACGGCGGCGAGGTGCTCGAACCCATCTACCTGCTCATCGTCGGCCGCGCGACCAAGGAGTACGAGGGCCAGCGCATCCCCGCCGAGAGCATCGCGCTGAAGGCCGCCCGCGAGTATCTCGACGAGCGCTTCCCGTTCCTCGACGTGGGCGGGGACATCATCGTCGACGTGGAACTCGGCGAGGGGTCGGGCGACCTCCAGAGCGTCTTCGGCGAGGAGGGGACCGTCCCGATGGCCAACGACACCAGTTACGGCGTCGGCCACGCGCCGCTCTCCGAGACCGAACAGATCGTCTACAACACCGAGCACGGACTCACGGGCGAGTACGCCGAAGAGAACCCCGTCGTCGGCCAGGACGTGAAGGTGATGGGCAAGCGCGAGGGCGACCACATCGACGTGACCGTCGCCGTGGCGATGGTCGACGAACACGTGAGCGACCTCTACGAGTACAAGGACGCCGTCGAGGGCGTCCGCGAGTACGTCAGCGACCTCGCTACCGAGTACACCGACCGCGACGTCACCGTCCACGTCAACACCGCCGACGACTACGACGAGGAGTCGATCTACCTCACGACGACCGGCACGAGCGCCGAGCAGGGCGACGACGGCTCCGTCGGCCGCGGCAACCGCGCCAACGGCCTCATCACGCCCAACCGGCCGATGAGCATGGAGGCCACCTCGGGGAAGAACCCCGTCAACCACATCGGGAAGATCTACAACATCCTCTCGACGGAGATCGCCCAGTCCGTCGCCGACGAGGTCGACGGCATCCGTCAGCTCCAGCTGCGCCTCCTCTCGCAGATCGGGTCGCCCATCGACGAGCCGCACGTCGCCGACGCCATGCTCGTCACCGAGGACGGGGTCGCCGTCGGCGACATCGAAGACGAGGTCCGCGAGGCCGTCGACGCGGAACTGGCCGACGTGACCGGCGTGACCCGGAAGGTCATCGAGGGCGACGTCTCGACGTTCTAG
- a CDS encoding transcriptional regulator, translating into MREASRTTRQRIADRLRDEPMAAGTIARTFEIRTNTALTHVEHIAKSLDSTDEQLLVAPPECERCGFTDFDDLTNRPSRCPECKAESVAEPAYRIG; encoded by the coding sequence ATGCGCGAGGCAAGTCGAACGACGCGCCAGCGCATCGCCGACCGATTGCGCGATGAGCCGATGGCCGCCGGGACGATCGCTCGAACGTTCGAGATACGGACCAACACCGCTCTCACACACGTCGAACACATCGCGAAGTCGCTCGACTCCACGGACGAGCAGTTGCTCGTCGCGCCGCCCGAGTGCGAGCGCTGTGGCTTCACTGACTTCGATGACCTGACGAACCGGCCGAGCCGGTGCCCGGAGTGCAAAGCCGAGAGCGTCGCCGAACCCGCCTATCGAATAGGCTGA